A portion of the Candidatus Methanoperedens sp. genome contains these proteins:
- a CDS encoding phosphoribosylglycinamide formyltransferase — protein MTRIAVLASGRGSNLQAIIDSIENGYLKAQICVVVSDIGDAYALERARKHGINSFHVDPKGFGSKDLYEEEILRVLKNNNVQLVLLAGYMKILGKTLLTAYKDRILNIHPALLPAFPGLHAQEQAFRYGVKVAGCTVHFVDEELDCGPIILQKCVEVKEDDTDQTLAERILEQEHKIYPEAVKLFVENRLRFEGRKVKIIR, from the coding sequence GTGACCAGAATAGCAGTGCTTGCTTCAGGAAGAGGTTCGAACCTCCAGGCTATCATAGATAGTATTGAAAATGGCTATCTGAAAGCTCAAATCTGTGTTGTGGTAAGCGATATTGGAGATGCTTACGCACTGGAACGCGCCAGAAAACACGGAATAAATTCTTTTCACGTAGATCCGAAGGGATTCGGATCAAAGGACTTATACGAGGAAGAGATTCTGAGAGTTTTGAAAAACAATAATGTTCAACTCGTGCTTCTTGCAGGATACATGAAAATTCTCGGAAAGACACTGCTTACAGCTTATAAGGACCGGATACTCAATATCCACCCTGCGCTGCTTCCTGCTTTCCCCGGCCTTCATGCACAGGAACAGGCATTCAGGTATGGTGTAAAAGTTGCGGGATGCACAGTTCATTTTGTGGATGAAGAACTTGACTGCGGACCCATAATACTGCAAAAATGCGTGGAAGTGAAAGAAGACGACACAGACCAGACTCTTGCGGAAAGGATACTTGAGCAGGAGCACAAGATTTATCCCGAAGCGGTTAAATTATTCGTCGAAAATAGGCTGCGTTTTGAAGGACGGAAAGTGAAAATCATAAGATAA
- a CDS encoding serine hydroxymethyltransferase, whose amino-acid sequence MPLKTIDPEIYEIMRHEIERQRTKLNLIASENYASRAVLQAQGSVMTNKYAEGYPGKRYYGGCEFVDAAENLAVDRAKKLFKAEHINVQPHSGSQANMAVYFTMLKYGDTIMSMDLSHGGHLSHGSPVNFSGKLFKIVPYGVSRETRTLDYDELSKIAKEHKPKIIVAGASAYPRELDFKRFREIADEVGALLLSDIAHIAGLVVAGVHCDPVPYSDFVTTTTHKTLRGPRGGMIMCREEYAKDIDKTVFPGMQGGPLMHVIAAKAVAFKEAMSKEFNDYQKQIVKNAKKVAGELTMRGNELVSGGTDNHLMLVDLNPIGITGKEAEAKLQEAGIILNKNTIPFETKSPFITSGIRIGTPAATTRGMKEKEMIIIAEAIDEVIRNINDVNKIKEVRRSILELCNQFPIPYE is encoded by the coding sequence ATGCCGTTAAAAACAATAGATCCTGAAATTTATGAAATAATGAGACATGAAATTGAAAGGCAAAGAACCAAACTGAATTTGATAGCCTCTGAGAACTATGCAAGCCGTGCAGTTCTGCAGGCTCAGGGCTCTGTAATGACGAATAAATATGCTGAAGGATATCCGGGTAAGAGATACTACGGAGGCTGCGAGTTTGTGGATGCCGCAGAAAACCTTGCAGTGGACAGGGCAAAGAAATTATTTAAGGCAGAACATATCAACGTGCAGCCGCATTCAGGGTCGCAGGCGAATATGGCGGTTTATTTTACGATGCTCAAGTACGGGGATACGATAATGAGCATGGATCTGTCTCACGGCGGTCATCTTTCGCATGGCAGCCCTGTGAATTTTTCAGGAAAATTATTTAAGATAGTCCCGTATGGTGTTTCAAGGGAGACAAGAACCTTAGATTATGATGAATTATCAAAAATCGCAAAGGAACATAAACCAAAAATTATTGTTGCGGGAGCAAGCGCGTATCCACGAGAACTTGATTTCAAAAGATTCAGGGAAATTGCGGATGAGGTAGGAGCACTGCTGCTTTCGGATATCGCGCATATTGCAGGATTGGTTGTTGCAGGGGTACACTGTGACCCTGTGCCATATTCGGATTTTGTTACAACGACAACGCATAAGACCTTGCGTGGACCGCGCGGAGGCATGATCATGTGCAGGGAAGAATATGCAAAAGATATAGATAAGACGGTTTTTCCGGGGATGCAGGGCGGGCCTCTTATGCATGTAATAGCAGCAAAGGCAGTGGCATTTAAAGAAGCGATGAGTAAGGAATTCAATGATTACCAGAAGCAAATCGTTAAAAATGCAAAAAAAGTTGCTGGTGAACTGACGATGCGGGGCAATGAACTTGTATCGGGCGGCACGGATAACCATCTTATGCTTGTTGACCTGAATCCTATTGGCATAACAGGCAAGGAAGCTGAAGCAAAACTTCAGGAAGCAGGTATTATCCTAAACAAGAATACTATTCCTTTTGAGACAAAGAGCCCCTTCATCACAAGCGGTATCCGGATAGGCACGCCTGCCGCAACAACGCGGGGAATGAAAGAAAAGGAAATGATTATTATTGCAGAGGCAATCGACGAGGTCATCAGGAACATTAATGATGTAAATAAGATCAAGGAAGTAAGGAGAAGCATTCTTGAGCTTTGCAACCAGTTCCCGATCCCGTACGAGTGA
- a CDS encoding bifunctional methylenetetrahydrofolate dehydrogenase/methenyltetrahydrofolate cyclohydrolase (catalyzes the formation of 5,10-methenyltetrahydrofolate from 5,10-methylenetetrahydrofolate and subsequent formation of 10-formyltetrahydrofolate from 5,10-methenyltetrahydrofolate) — protein sequence MEPLPEVTDPRVIDGRKIAQDIEAKVKNEVEVFVKEHGIKPALATILVGEHPPSKLYVKLKHWAAKRVGIISEDHKFPQETKQEEIIELIETLNRRREIHGILVQLPLPRHIDERAVMMKIAPQKDVDGFNPLNMGKMLIGSEGFVPCTPKGIIRALSNFNIDPKGMEVVVVGHSNVVGKPAAIMLLNRNATVKICHVFSKDLKSQTQKADILIVATGVKGLIKADMVKEDAIVFDVGITWQDEKVYGDVDFEDVLPKVKLISPVPGGVGPMTIAILMEHTLQAAKIQCE from the coding sequence ATGGAGCCGCTTCCTGAAGTTACAGATCCCAGGGTAATAGATGGGAGAAAAATAGCACAGGATATTGAAGCTAAGGTGAAGAACGAAGTTGAGGTGTTTGTAAAAGAGCATGGCATAAAGCCGGCTCTTGCCACAATTCTTGTAGGAGAACATCCCCCGTCAAAACTGTATGTAAAACTTAAACACTGGGCTGCAAAACGTGTGGGAATCATATCTGAAGACCACAAATTTCCACAGGAAACAAAACAGGAAGAGATAATCGAACTTATCGAGACCCTGAACAGGCGTCGGGAAATACACGGCATACTTGTACAACTGCCTTTACCCAGACATATCGATGAACGCGCAGTAATGATGAAAATCGCGCCACAAAAGGATGTAGATGGTTTTAACCCGCTCAATATGGGTAAAATGCTCATCGGAAGCGAAGGTTTTGTTCCCTGTACGCCCAAAGGGATAATAAGGGCGCTTTCCAATTTCAATATCGACCCGAAGGGAATGGAAGTTGTTGTTGTCGGGCACAGCAATGTTGTGGGAAAGCCTGCCGCGATTATGCTTTTAAACCGCAATGCAACCGTGAAGATATGTCATGTTTTTTCAAAAGATCTTAAAAGTCAGACACAAAAAGCAGATATACTCATTGTCGCGACCGGTGTGAAGGGACTGATCAAAGCTGATATGGTGAAGGAAGATGCGATCGTTTTTGATGTTGGTATTACCTGGCAGGATGAAAAGGTCTATGGGGATGTTGATTTTGAAGATGTTTTGCCAAAAGTTAAATTGATCTCACCTGTTCCCGGAGGCGTGGGCCCCATGACAATAGCCATCCTTATGGAGCATACGCTGCAGGCAGCGAAGATACAGTGCGAGTAG
- a CDS encoding radical SAM protein yields MKKNMIKEVKVKTALSPSKLPGLDYSLNPYRGCEHACVYCYAPSVIYWDKEKGAWGELVEAKVNLPRILSKELRIKKKGVVGLGTVTDPYQPAEKKYEITRRCLELLSLHDFPVCIQTKSSLVLRDMDLLKSFSNIEVGVTLTALDERVREKLEPGASAVEERLHALKELSKNGINTWVFLGPVMPHITDVDALIDAIARVKPKYVLVDRLRLKEGVRERVREFISGFKPDLLGDYERIFLRGEDYYSEIFETFLRRCEEKGVGCERFLPNSIQLKAKYDDV; encoded by the coding sequence ATGAAAAAGAATATGATAAAAGAAGTAAAAGTAAAAACTGCTCTCTCACCCTCAAAACTTCCCGGACTTGACTATTCCCTCAATCCCTACAGGGGCTGTGAACACGCCTGCGTTTATTGCTACGCGCCCTCGGTCATTTATTGGGATAAGGAGAAGGGGGCGTGGGGCGAGCTTGTAGAAGCAAAAGTGAATCTGCCGCGGATACTTTCAAAAGAACTCAGGATAAAGAAAAAAGGTGTTGTGGGGCTTGGGACGGTTACTGATCCATACCAGCCGGCTGAGAAGAAATATGAGATTACACGCCGGTGCCTCGAACTGCTGTCATTGCATGATTTCCCGGTTTGCATCCAGACAAAATCGTCACTTGTATTGAGGGATATGGATTTGCTGAAGAGTTTTTCAAATATTGAAGTGGGGGTAACCCTGACGGCGCTTGATGAGAGGGTGAGGGAAAAACTTGAACCTGGCGCATCGGCTGTTGAGGAAAGGCTGCACGCGCTGAAGGAACTTTCGAAAAATGGGATCAATACATGGGTTTTTTTGGGGCCGGTAATGCCACATATTACTGATGTTGATGCGCTGATCGATGCCATCGCTCGGGTGAAGCCGAAATATGTGCTTGTTGATAGGTTGAGACTGAAGGAAGGAGTCCGGGAGAGGGTTCGGGAGTTTATTTCAGGGTTTAAGCCTGATCTGCTTGGCGATTATGAAAGGATTTTCTTGAGGGGTGAGGATTATTATAGCGAGATTTTTGAGACGTTTTTGAGGAGATGCGAGGAGAAGGGAGTGGGGTGTGAGAGATTTCTTCCAAATTCGATACAGCTTAAAGCTAAATATGATGATGTCTAA
- a CDS encoding ATP-binding protein yields the protein MNMGSEIIYRDESDEIKKLNGWILIYGRRKVGKTFLIKNFLDYDVFFRVNRDGSILAEKFVISTINNMDDFSRAVSELLLADKKVVIDEFQRLPESVIERISTLHPKGKIILSGSSMRVIKKLFGSKSPLLGLAMQYKLGLIRPNNILRELSKKMDAMQAIELAPYLADAWTIPFFMKESDSERVIYDLLKYSKFTVPSLVGEIFTEEEREFTKVYEAILRLIGAGELDYKNIASILASRKVIERADSSLIIPYIKNMEGMGLVESLPIYSSKKKMYRLSSPMMEAFFYLADRYNFEDRDVSFEEARPTIEKLRNFAVQNFIGDLFASAYHGKKEYYVTPSKELDFIITVRNKAVIVGEVKWGKYDSNDLRKFVEKTTFTKADKIFITKNKNETKIDNVKIMDIDDILAMVN from the coding sequence ATGAATATGGGTTCAGAAATTATATACAGGGATGAGTCCGATGAAATAAAAAAATTAAATGGTTGGATATTAATTTATGGAAGAAGAAAAGTAGGAAAAACATTTTTGATAAAGAACTTCCTGGATTACGATGTCTTTTTCAGGGTAAACAGGGATGGCAGCATTCTAGCCGAAAAGTTCGTCATCAGCACAATAAACAATATGGATGATTTTTCAAGGGCAGTATCGGAGCTGCTTCTTGCTGATAAAAAAGTGGTGATAGATGAATTCCAGAGGCTTCCTGAATCCGTTATTGAGCGAATATCCACTCTTCATCCAAAAGGAAAAATTATTCTTTCCGGCTCCAGTATGAGAGTGATAAAAAAGCTCTTTGGAAGCAAATCACCGCTCCTTGGACTGGCTATGCAGTACAAGCTTGGGCTGATAAGGCCGAATAACATATTACGGGAGCTTTCAAAAAAAATGGATGCAATGCAAGCAATTGAGCTTGCCCCATATCTTGCAGATGCATGGACTATCCCCTTTTTCATGAAAGAAAGCGATAGTGAGAGGGTCATATATGATCTCTTGAAATATTCCAAATTCACGGTTCCTTCGCTTGTCGGGGAAATATTTACGGAAGAGGAAAGAGAGTTCACGAAGGTATACGAGGCTATTTTGAGACTTATAGGAGCTGGCGAATTGGATTACAAAAATATTGCCTCGATCCTTGCCAGCAGAAAGGTGATCGAGCGGGCAGACAGCTCTTTGATAATTCCTTACATAAAAAATATGGAAGGCATGGGGCTGGTTGAATCCCTGCCGATATATTCCTCAAAAAAAAAAATGTACCGCTTGTCTTCACCTATGATGGAGGCTTTTTTCTATCTTGCTGATCGATATAATTTTGAAGATAGAGACGTAAGCTTTGAAGAAGCAAGGCCGACTATAGAAAAACTAAGAAATTTTGCAGTGCAAAACTTTATAGGGGATTTGTTCGCCAGCGCCTACCATGGAAAAAAAGAATATTATGTAACGCCCTCAAAAGAGCTGGACTTCATTATAACCGTAAGAAACAAGGCGGTTATCGTTGGAGAAGTAAAATGGGGAAAATACGATAGCAACGACCTAAGAAAATTCGTGGAAAAAACAACTTTTACCAAAGCAGATAAAATATTCATAACAAAAAATAAAAATGAGACAAAAATTGATAATGTTAAAATAATGGACATAGATGATATTTTGGCTATGGTTAATTAA
- a CDS encoding 6-carboxytetrahydropterin synthase QueD, with translation MFIEIDGWMAKLRFSACHFIPNHPKCGCLHGHTYAISVRIEGEQKGEFIIDFETVKGIVNRICDRLDHKILIAEKDPRLIIKKSDSVSIEIIDSKKKYVLPLEDIMFLPTASVSAEDLCKYFTSNLAKGLKSSGADNITKIHVRVDEGIGQGAGCEHQL, from the coding sequence ATGTTCATTGAAATAGACGGCTGGATGGCAAAACTAAGATTTTCAGCATGCCATTTCATCCCCAATCACCCAAAATGCGGATGCCTTCACGGTCATACATATGCTATCAGTGTCAGGATCGAGGGCGAACAGAAAGGTGAGTTCATTATTGATTTTGAGACCGTAAAAGGAATAGTTAACAGGATTTGCGACAGGCTTGATCACAAGATCCTGATTGCAGAAAAAGACCCGCGTCTCATTATAAAGAAAAGCGATAGTGTATCGATTGAGATCATTGATAGCAAAAAAAAATATGTGCTTCCACTTGAAGATATTATGTTCCTTCCCACAGCTTCCGTAAGTGCCGAAGACCTGTGCAAATACTTCACATCCAATCTGGCAAAGGGCCTCAAATCCAGTGGAGCAGATAATATCACGAAGATCCATGTGCGGGTGGACGAGGGGATAGGACAGGGCGCAGGCTGCGAACATCAGTTATAG